One genomic window of Gossypium hirsutum isolate 1008001.06 chromosome D11, Gossypium_hirsutum_v2.1, whole genome shotgun sequence includes the following:
- the LOC107916703 gene encoding ribulose bisphosphate carboxylase small chain, chloroplastic-like: protein MASSMISSATIATASPAQANMVAPFTGLKSASAFPVTRKANNDITSLASNGGRVQCMQVWPPTGKKKFETLSYLPDLTPVQLAKEVDYLLRSKWVPCLEFELEEGFVHRKYSSLPTYYDGRYWTMWKLPMFGCTDSAQVLKELEECKKEYPNAFIRIIGFDNVRQVQCISFIAYKPPGF, encoded by the exons ATGGCTTCCTCAATGATCTCATCGGCTACCATTGCCACTGCCTCTCCGGCACAGGCTAACATGGTCGCTCCTTTCACCGGCCTCAAGTCTGCCTCTGCTTTCCCAGTCACCAGGAAGGCCAACAACGACATTACTTCTCTCGCAAGCAATGGCGGCAGAGTGCAATGCATGCAG GTGTGGCCTCCTACTGGAAAGAAGAAGTTCGAGACTCTCTCATACCTCCCCGATCTTACACCCGTGCAGTTGGCTAAGGAAGTGGATTACCTTCTTCGCTCAAAATGGGTTCCTTGCTTGGAATTCGAATTAGAG GAGGGATTCGTGCACCGTAAATACTCGAGCCTACCCACGTACTACGATGGACGCTACTGGACCATGTGGAAGCTGCCTATGTTCGGGTGCACCGACTCGGCTCAGGTATTGAAGGAGCTTGAGGAATGCAAGAAGGAATACCCCAATGCATTCATTAGAATCATTGGCTTCGACAACGTGCGTCAAGTGCAGTGCATTAGTTTCATTGCCTACAAGCCTCCAGGCTTCTAA
- the LOC107916926 gene encoding ribulose bisphosphate carboxylase small chain, chloroplastic-like, which yields MASSMISSATIATASPAQANMVAPFTGLKSASAFPVIRKANNDITSLASNGGRVQCMQVWPPTGKKKFETLSYLPDLTPVQLAKEVDYLLRSKWVPCLEFELEEGFVHRKYSSLPTYYDGRYWTMWKLPMFGCTDSAQVLKELEECKKEYPNAFIRIIGFDNVRQVQCISFIAYKPPGF from the exons ATGGCTTCCTCAATGATCTCATCGGCTACCATTGCCACTGCCTCTCCGGCACAGGCTAACATGGTCGCTCCTTTCACCGGCCTCAAGTCTGCCTCTGCTTTCCCAGTCATCAGGAAGGCCAACAACGACATTACTTCTCTCGCAAGCAATGGCGGCAGAGTGCAATGCATGCAG GTGTGGCCTCCTACTGGAAAGAAGAAGTTCGAGACTCTCTCATACCTCCCCGATCTTACACCCGTGCAGTTGGCTAAGGAAGTAGATTACCTTCTTCGCTCAAAATGGGTTCCTTGCTTGGAATTCGAATTAGAG GAGGGATTCGTGCACCGTAAATACTCGAGCCTACCCACGTACTACGATGGACGCTACTGGACCATGTGGAAGCTGCCTATGTTCGGGTGCACCGACTCGGCTCAGGTATTGAAGGAGCTTGAGGAATGCAAGAAGGAATACCCCAATGCATTCATTAGAATCATTGGCTTCGACAACGTGCGTCAAGTGCAGTGCATTAGTTTCATTGCCTACAAGCCTCCAGGCTTCTAA